In Cervus elaphus chromosome 5, mCerEla1.1, whole genome shotgun sequence, the following proteins share a genomic window:
- the SPACA3 gene encoding sperm acrosome membrane-associated protein 3 isoform X2 encodes MEAGSWAPRRWPCPPGIVLLALASVLSSLLSSGQARVYSRCELARVLQDFGLEGYRGYSLADWICLAYFASGFNTGAVDHEADGSTNSGIFQINSRKWCKNLNPNVPNLCQMYCSDLLNPNLKDTVICAMKITQDPQGLGSWEAWRHHCQGKDLSDWVDGCEL; translated from the exons ATGGAAGCCGGGAGCTGGGCTCCCAGAAGGTGGCCCTGCCCGCCCGGGATCGTGCTGCTGGCCTTGGCTTCTGTCCTCAGCAGCCTGCTCTCCTCCGGCCAGGCCAGGGTCTACAGTCGCTGCGAGCTGGCCAGGGTGCTTCAGGATTTCGGCCTGGAGGGATACCGGGGCTACAGCCTGGCTGACT GGATCTGTCTTGCTTACTTCGCAAGTGGCTTCAACACAGGTGCCGTGGACCACGAAGCCGATGGAAGTACCAACAGCGGCATCTTCCAGATCAACAGCCGAAAGTGGTGCAAAAATCTCAACCCCAATGTCCCAAACTTGTGCCAGATGTACTGTTCCG acTTATTGAATCCCAATCTCAAGGATACTGTTATCTGTGCCATGAAGATAACTCAAGATCCCCAGGGCCTGGGCAGCTG GGAGGCATGGAGGCATCACTGCCAGGGCAAAGACCTCAGTGACTGGGTGGATGGCTGTGAGCTATAG
- the SPACA3 gene encoding sperm acrosome membrane-associated protein 3 isoform X1: protein MLHQGSKGAGWLCRSPPPHFPVHSGSVSLLLPGVAFCERPAISKPSSEPVWRGLCAPPARMEAGSWAPRRWPCPPGIVLLALASVLSSLLSSGQARVYSRCELARVLQDFGLEGYRGYSLADWICLAYFASGFNTGAVDHEADGSTNSGIFQINSRKWCKNLNPNVPNLCQMYCSDLLNPNLKDTVICAMKITQDPQGLGSWEAWRHHCQGKDLSDWVDGCEL from the exons ATGCTCCACCAGGGCAGCAAGGGGGCAGGCTGGCTGTGCCGgagcccccctccccactttcccgTCCACTCAGGCTCTGTTTCCCTTCTTCTTCCAGGGGTAGCCTTCTGTGAGCGGCCTGCCATCTCAAAGCCTAGCTCTGAACCAGTGTGGCGGGGGCTCTGTGCCCCCCCCGCCCGCATGGAAGCCGGGAGCTGGGCTCCCAGAAGGTGGCCCTGCCCGCCCGGGATCGTGCTGCTGGCCTTGGCTTCTGTCCTCAGCAGCCTGCTCTCCTCCGGCCAGGCCAGGGTCTACAGTCGCTGCGAGCTGGCCAGGGTGCTTCAGGATTTCGGCCTGGAGGGATACCGGGGCTACAGCCTGGCTGACT GGATCTGTCTTGCTTACTTCGCAAGTGGCTTCAACACAGGTGCCGTGGACCACGAAGCCGATGGAAGTACCAACAGCGGCATCTTCCAGATCAACAGCCGAAAGTGGTGCAAAAATCTCAACCCCAATGTCCCAAACTTGTGCCAGATGTACTGTTCCG acTTATTGAATCCCAATCTCAAGGATACTGTTATCTGTGCCATGAAGATAACTCAAGATCCCCAGGGCCTGGGCAGCTG GGAGGCATGGAGGCATCACTGCCAGGGCAAAGACCTCAGTGACTGGGTGGATGGCTGTGAGCTATAG